A window of Nomascus leucogenys isolate Asia chromosome X, Asia_NLE_v1, whole genome shotgun sequence contains these coding sequences:
- the SLC25A5 gene encoding ADP/ATP translocase 2 — MTDAAVSFAKDFLAGGVAAAISKTAVAPIERVKLLLQVQHASKQITADKQYKGIIDCVVRIPKEQGVLSFWRGNLANVIRYFPTQALNFAFKDKYKQIFLGGVDKRTQFWRYFAGNLASGGAAGATSLCFVYPLDFARTRLAADVGKAGAEREFRGLGDCLVKIYKSDGIKGLYQGFNVSVQGIIIYRAAYFGIYDTAKGMLPDPKNTHIVISWMIAQTVTAVAGLTSYPFDTVRRRMMMQSGRKGTDIMYTGTLDCWRKIARDEGGKAFFKGAWSNVLRGMGGAFVLVLYDEIKKYT, encoded by the exons ATGACAGATGCCGCTGTGTCCTTCGCCAAGGACTTCCTGGCAGGTGGAGTGGCCGCAGCCATCTCCAAGACGGCGGTAGCGCCCATCGAGCGGGTCAAGCTGCTGCTGCAG GTGCAGCATGCCAGCAAGCAGATCACTGCAGATAAGCAATACAAAGGCATTATAGACTGCGTGGTCCGTATTCCCAAGGAGCAGGGAGTTCTGTCCTTCTGGCGCGGTAACCTGGCCAATGTCATCAGATACTTCCCCACCCAGGCTCTTAACTTCGCCTTCAAAGATAAATACAAGCAGATCTTCCTGGGTGGTGTGGACAAGAGAACCCAGTTTTGGCGCTACTTTGCAGGGAATCTGGCATCAGGTGGTGCCGCAGGGGCCACATCCCTGTGTTTTGTGTACCCTCTTGATTTTGCCCGTACCCGTCTAGCAGCTGATGTGGGTAAAGCTGGAGCTGAAAGGGAATTCCGAGGCCTCGGTGACTGCCTGGTTAAGATCTACAAATCTGATGGGATTAAGGGCCTGTACCAAGGCTTTAACGTGTCTGTGCAGGGTATTATTATCTACCGAGCCGCCTACTTCGGTATCTATGACACTGCAAAGG GAATGCTTCCGGATCCCAAGAACACTCACATCGTCATCAGCTGGATGATCGCACAGACCGTCACTGCTGTTGCTGGGTTGACTTCCTATCCATTTGACACCGTTCGCCGCCGCATGATGATGCAGTCAGGGCGCAAAGGAA CTGACATCATGTACACAGGCACGCTTGACTGCTGGAGGAAGATTGCTCGTGATGAAGGAGGCAAAGCTTTTTTCAAGGGTGCATGGTCCAATGTTCTCAGAGGCATGGGTGGTGCTTTTGTGCTTGTCTTGTATGATGAAATCAAGAAGTACACATAA